A window of the Erpetoichthys calabaricus chromosome 10, fErpCal1.3, whole genome shotgun sequence genome harbors these coding sequences:
- the myoc gene encoding LOW QUALITY PROTEIN: myocilin (The sequence of the model RefSeq protein was modified relative to this genomic sequence to represent the inferred CDS: inserted 2 bases in 1 codon), whose translation MRHLWAAPAPRRPINCCAIGPRTTYTRMDVQLLLLCVSCLLGACVGNTATLHQANKNGQCLYTFTVPGPVEGSCPQAAGEPEIEAIKNRLSLVEALLSRVLQGTPTASQVSLEREMARLQEENRHLXRRTSATTELAAQVSGGQGAVSGQDASWLPPHFLTSPLSGADDTRFWDLRGSSFMELKSEVTEVPASQMQTPPASPLDSGCGDLVWIGEPVSHRKADGIAGKYGVWMRDPQPMPPYTAETVWRADTVGSDVRQFFCYENGEQFARGFPSRVLVLPEAMESTGAVVYGGSLYYQRRKSRTLIRYDLNSESIAARRELPHAGFHGQYPYSWGGYTDIDLAVDESGLWAIYSTSKARGAIVLSQLDPASLEVRRTLQTNIRKQAVANAFLVCGTLYTLASYGTANSTINYGFSTVEAVGRPLHIPFQNRFGYTSTVDYNPAERRLFAWDNYHMVTYEVRLSPSRGQ comes from the exons ATGCGTCACTTGTGGGCCGCTCCCGCCCCTCGTCGCCCTATAAACTGCTGCGCCATCGGCCCACGCACAACTTACACCAGGATGGATGTCCAGCTTCTGCTCCTCTGTGTGTCCTGCCTACTGGGGGCCTGTGTGGGCAACACGGCCACCCTGCACCAGGCCAACAAGAATGGCCAATGCCTTTACACCTTCACCGTGCCCGGTCCTGTCGAAGGCAGCTGTCCACAGGCGGCGGGGGAACCGGAGATCGAGGCCATCAAGAACCGCCTCAGCCTCGTGGAGGCGCTGCTCAGCCGTGTCCTCCAGGGGACCCCAACAGCCAGCCAGGTGAGCCTGGAGCGGGAGATGGCACGTCTGCAGGAGGAGAACAGGCACCT AAGGCGAACCAGTGCCACCACAGAGCTGGCAGCACAGGTGAGTGGCGGGCAGGGTGCCGTGTCAGGGCAGGATGCTTCTTGGCTGCCTCCTCACTTTTTGACATCCCCTTTGTCTGGCGCAGACGACACCCGTTTCTGGGATCTTCGGGGCTCCAGTTTCATGGAACTCAAGTCTGAGGTGACAGAGGTGCCCGCCTCCCAGATGCAGACTCCACCCGCCAGTCCGCTAGATTCAG GCTGTGGGGATCTCGTGTGGATTGGGGAGCCAGTCAGCCACAGAAAGGCAGACGGCATCGCTGGCAAGTATGGGGTGTGGATGAGAGACCCCCAGCCGATGCCCCCCTACACAGCCGAGACCGTGTGGCGAGCGGACACCGTGGGCAGCGACGTGCGTCAGTTCTTCTGTTACGAGAATGGAGAGCAGTTTGCAAGGGGATTTCCCAGCCGAGTGCTGGTCCTGCCCGAGGCGATGGAGAGCACGGGGGCCGTGGTGTACGGGGGCTCGCTCTACTACCAGCGGCGCAAGTCTCGCACCCTCATCCGCTACGACCTCAACAGCGAGAGCATCGCCGCCCGCCGAGAGCTACCCCACGCCGGCTTTCACGGCCAGTACCCCTACTCGTGGGGCGGCTACACCGACATCGACCTGGCCGTTGACGAGAGTGGCCTGTGGGCCATCTACAGCACCAGCAAGGCCAGGGGGGCCATCGTTCTGTCCCAGCTCGACCCGGCCAGCCTAGAGGTGCGGCGGACCCTGCAGACCAACATCCGCAAGCAGGCCGTGGCCAACGCCTTCCTGGTGTGCGGCACGCTCTACACGCTGGCCAGCTATGGCACTGCCAACTCCACCATCAACTACGGCTTCAGCACGGTGGAGGCGGTGGGACGGCCACTGCACATCCCCTTCCAGAACCGCTTCGGCTATACGAGTACGGTGGATTACAACCCCGCCGAGAGAAGACTGTTTGCCTGGGACAACTACCACATGGTGACCTATGAGGTGCGGCTGAGCCCCAGCCGGGGGCAGTGA
- the vamp4 gene encoding vesicle-associated membrane protein 4 isoform X1, whose product MPPKFKRHLNADELAGSVRSERRNLLEEDSGEEEDFFLRGPNDKIRQVQTQVDEVIDVMQENITRVIDRGERLEELQDKSDEGGSGARRDHPFPRHRCCSCPALPVAAEPRSDTWDHSDCTLELFNKVTALRLCLPCCGQWAGSSLLGMRKPVETGAAGAALLISEAELWHLWNDNSAHLYSALQHIYSPPPPAAQPDP is encoded by the exons ATGCCCCCCAAATTCAAGCGTCACCTGAACGCCGACGAGCTGGCGGGGTCCGTGAGGAGCGAGCGG AGGAACCTTCTAGAGGAAGACTCGGGTGAAGAGGAGGACTTCTTCCT GAGGGGCCCCAACGATAAGATCCGGCA GGTGCAGACGCAGGTGGACGAGGTGATCGATGTCATGCAGGAGAACATCACGAGGGTCATTGACCGAGGCGAGCGGCTGGAGGAGCTGCAGGATAAGTCAG ATGAAGGTGGGAGCGGCGCTCGTAGGGATCATCCTTTTCCTCGTCATCGTTG TTGCTCTTGTCCTGCACTACCAGTAGCAGCCGAGCCCCGGAGCGACACCTGGGACCACTCTGATTGTACCCTTGAATTGTTCAATAAAGTCACTGCACTCCGCCTGTGTTTACCCTGCTGTGGTCAATGGGCTGGCAGCAGCCTTCTGGGAATGCGTAAGCCAGTAGAAACGGGAGCTGCTGGCGCCGCGCTATTAATATCGGAAGCTGAGCTCTGGCATTTGTGGAATGATAACAGCGCTCACCTTTATAGCGCCTTGCAGCACATTTACTCTCCCCCTCCCCCTGCTGCGCAACCTGATCCCTGA
- the vamp4 gene encoding vesicle-associated membrane protein 4 isoform X2, translating to MPPKFKRHLNADELAGSVRSERRNLLEEDSGEEEDFFLRGPNDKIRQVQTQVDEVIDVMQENITRVIDRGERLEELQDKSDGLCDQAAAFSSRARKLRRSMWWTDCRMKVGAALVGIILFLVIVVALVLHYQ from the exons ATGCCCCCCAAATTCAAGCGTCACCTGAACGCCGACGAGCTGGCGGGGTCCGTGAGGAGCGAGCGG AGGAACCTTCTAGAGGAAGACTCGGGTGAAGAGGAGGACTTCTTCCT GAGGGGCCCCAACGATAAGATCCGGCA GGTGCAGACGCAGGTGGACGAGGTGATCGATGTCATGCAGGAGAACATCACGAGGGTCATTGACCGAGGCGAGCGGCTGGAGGAGCTGCAGGATAAGTCAG ATGGTCTGTGTGACCAGGCGGCCGCCTTCAGCAGCAGAGCCAGGAAGTTGCGGCGAAGCATGTGGTGGACCGACTGTCGG ATGAAGGTGGGAGCGGCGCTCGTAGGGATCATCCTTTTCCTCGTCATCGTTG TTGCTCTTGTCCTGCACTACCAGTAG